The DNA sequence CCTGCCGGCCCTTGAGCTTGGCCAGGTTCGTTCCTGTAAAGAAACCGGCGAGTTTCGGGTCGTCCATGATGCGCACGTAAAGGTCGTCGACGACGACGGTAAGGGCGTCGTGGCCGCCAATGCGTTCGTAAATGCTGACGGAATCGTTCGTCACGTTAGGCACCTCAACAGGAGAGGGGGGAGGGAAGGGAGATGCGCGAGAGAACTCGGTGGGGAACACTACAGACGCCGTTACCGAATCGTCAAAACCTGGGGGGATTGTGAGCGTTTTCGGTGTTCAAAGCACCTTCTCGGGAGTACATGCGTTTGCACGTATACCTGGCGCAGACTGACGACTTGGGGGCGTCTGGTGCTTTCGGGACCTTAGGTCTTATCCCACCTCACCCCGTCGTCGGCGCCGTGGCAGCAGGCGGCTGCGGGGGCGTGTGACGGGGCGCAGAGCGCGGCACTTTGCCCGGAAATGCGGCATTGGGTGTCCGCACGGCAGTGGGCTCGACATGCGAATGGGATTAGTCCGGAATGTCGGACACATCGGGTTGCAAGGGTGGCGGTGGAGACGGCGGAGGGCCCGGATGTCGAATCAGAAGGCGATATCGACATCACAGACACAGACACAGCACCTCATTGCCGTATCAGCGACTTATCTGACATCCGACGGTCGGACCTCCGACTCGGTGCGGGCCGTCGCAGGCGCGTGGCCGCTCCGGTGCCGGTGCCGACCGGCGTTCCCCCTACGGCCACCAGTCACCCTGGGCCGGCGGGATGCGGCATACGCTAGCCACCGTCCGCGAAGCGGTCGGCCGGCTCGCGGGTGTGGCCCTGATGGCAACCGAGGAAGCCCGGCGGGGCCACCCCGATCCGGGCGGTGGACTCGCTGTTCAGGCCGATCAGCTCGGCCATCGGGACCGGGCGCCGCGACGTCGCGGCGATGTCCTCCTGCGCTTGGGCCGACCAGAGATAGGGGTACACGGAGATCCCGTGGGAAGGTGACAGTCCGCCGACCTCTTCGCGCCAGCCGGGCCAGCGCAGTCCGCTGTAGAACCGCTCCAGGCCACCGGAGAGCGCCCACGACAGCCAGGCGCCGTGGCCCATCTTCAACGGCTCCCACTCCAGGGTGTCAGGGGCGAAGTAGGACATCTCGCCCGGATCTCCGGGGCGTCCGACGTCCTCGGCGTCGGGGCCGTTGATGGCGAACACGCCGCCGAGCACATCGTGGGCGACGACGAGCCCGCCCTCGGGCCGCCAGCCGGATTCCGCTTCGGCGGGGAAGCCGTTGACCTGGGCCAGGCCGGGTAGACCTTGGTCAGCTTCGTCGGAGTGCGCGCCGGCGCCGCCGAAGACGCGCAGCCAACCGCAGTCCACCAGCAGTCCGCCGGAGTGCAGCGCGATGGCGCCGAGCGCCGAGCGCACGGTGACCTGCAGCTGAAGCAGGCACGAGCGCCCGCGCCGCGGCCGGTCGGCAGGCAGGACCCGCACGGGCACGGAACTGCTCGCGATCTCCGCTTCGAGAGCGGGCCAGGCCGACTCCGGGACATCGATCAGCTCTCCGAGCGCGCGCATGCCTCCATCGTCGCATCGCACACCGCAACACGGCAGGGGTGGACAGCGTACGCACGGCGATGACCGGTGGAAACGACAACCGGGCTGGCCGGTTGCGGCCGCCACCGCCGAGCGCCCCGTGAAACGTCGAACCGGGAAGTCCCGACCGACGTCCTAGCCGGTGAACGTGCAAGGAGGGCATCCGGGCAGGGCACGGGCCGCGGCAGGGGCCGCCCGTCCCGGTTCCCCGCGGCGCCGACGGCGCGGTAGGGAGCAAGGCCCGTCCGCTCACGGGCAAGGGTTGTGTGGCGGGCAGGTCAGGGCGCGGTGTGGTTCTCTGTCAGCAGGGCCGCGAGCCCGGCGTCGCCGTCCCGGCGCGGTTCCGGCGAATGCGCGGCACCGCCGCGCCGCGTGGAGGGGAGCACGCGCTTGACCAGTCCACTGCGTCCCGACGACCCCGACCGCATCGGCGACTACACC is a window from the Streptomonospora litoralis genome containing:
- a CDS encoding DUF2625 domain-containing protein translates to MRALGELIDVPESAWPALEAEIASSSVPVRVLPADRPRRGRSCLLQLQVTVRSALGAIALHSGGLLVDCGWLRVFGGAGAHSDEADQGLPGLAQVNGFPAEAESGWRPEGGLVVAHDVLGGVFAINGPDAEDVGRPGDPGEMSYFAPDTLEWEPLKMGHGAWLSWALSGGLERFYSGLRWPGWREEVGGLSPSHGISVYPYLWSAQAQEDIAATSRRPVPMAELIGLNSESTARIGVAPPGFLGCHQGHTREPADRFADGG